In Lycium ferocissimum isolate CSIRO_LF1 chromosome 3, AGI_CSIRO_Lferr_CH_V1, whole genome shotgun sequence, the genomic window aaacacaaAGATTTTAGGAATTAGAAAACAAATGCCTAAGCAGAGAAACGAGGATGAATGGAATCTCAAAGAACAAAACCAGTtcattatgaaaaaaaaaaccaattcaatcatagatttcaaaagaaaaataaatagaattatgttatatacaaaagaatatgTGCTCCAAAAGGATTTTGTGGAAAGATCAGCATTCATCAGAAAAGGTGATAGGTGTTCATAGACACAGGATGCTGTAGAACACTAGAAGTATGAAGGCATTATCGAATTGGGCCCTCCAACGGACCGAATTGTCACAAACCACAAGAAGTGACGACCAGCTTCTTAACGTTGCATCAACGGACCAAAATCAATCAGAAAACATTGTCAAACGCTGTCTTAACTCTATTTCTTTTTGGCCCCAGTTTCATGTTGTTCAAATGTTTGATTGATTCGAGGATTTGGTTCCAAACTAATCAGGATCGCTAGCTGgcgaaaataaaacaaaagggATTTCAAGAGATACTGCATCAATTAAAATAATAGTCAAAGTATGCAATTTGTATGGAAGTAAAAGCATATGATTTCATTCCACATGTTCACATGTGTAGTACTGGCTAATGGGtccatttttaaatattgtggATCTAGGATGATAAGACTTTTGCGCATGTGGGCGGGCTGGGAAGCAGGAAGTGGAAATGTGTGTTCGTTTCTGGtgtcagagagagagagagagagagagagagagagagagagagacctgATCCGAGATGTATCCAGTTGTTGCTAGAAGTGGAAGTAGAAATGACCATGCGGCCAGGACAGAAGTTATGATGCCAGCAGTAGTGCCTTCAATTGTTTTCTGACTTTCGCTACCAAATAGAACTCACACATTAAGAgaatgagagagaaaagaacCAAACACCAAAGATTTCGACGACGAAAAAAGAGGATGAGGACATACCGCTGGTTTTGCTCTAGCGAAGTACACTATACTTATGGCCAAGCAATGATGCAcgtaaacaaattaaaattagaaCTTCGAAAATTGGAACTAAAATGAACCGAAACGAAAGTTCGATCCATGCGCAAGAAAACCACCAGCATTCCAGTCTGGTATATAACGCCTCCTTTCCCCTCTCCCCGAGAAAAGAGCATGTTTAGCACACTCCCTTTCCCTCTCCCTAAGCAAAGAACATGTTTAGCTAGACCAAGTAAAATCCGTAACTTTTACACAAGTCTAGTCATTAGAGAAAGTTGAACTTCAATTGGTCTTAAAGAAGGCTAATCAAAGAAGTAAGCAATTTAGGTTGCAGGCCTATAGGAGTAACAACAGGAAATCCCTCTACCGTGAGACAAAGGAGTTTTATAATTTATCCAAGAAAAGGGAAGTTTGTGACCCCTCtccagaaaaataaagagaaatacTTCAGTAAGTCATCATCAAGTATAAATTTTAGGAATTCACTCTACAACTAAACTTAAAGCTAAATTAAAGTATAAATTAAAGCTGCCTTTCCAGATTCTGTACCTTTAAGCTACTGCTACTGCTACTGGTGCCACTGGAAAAACATCCATTTTATCATAAGcacaaacaaaaacaagaacCTGAACCCGAACCTGCAAACGAAAAACAAGCTTTCATCCATGTCCAAAGAACATTTAGGGTTGAGAGTTTAGGGCTCGGGACTAAGAAGAAGAATATTGAACAGGTAATTCTTCCTCCTCGCTTATTTCTTCCTCCTcgcttatttcattttcaacagGTAATTCTTCCTCTTCACTTGTGTCGCTACTGTTTGCTGAATCTTCCTCATAAGAAGAGTACTCATCGTCAACAGATAGTTCTTCCTCTTCATTTGCCATGGAAGTTCCTTCCCCGAGATcaatttcttcatatatgttGTCAGGATGCTCCAATTCATTTTCTAATTCTCTGTCCACTGTTTCTTGAACACTCGATATGTCATTTTGGTATGCAACATTCAAAGTATTCTCGACTTCCACACGACCCACAGGCTTTGTTTTAATAACAACCCACCAATCCGATTTATCCCTACGCAATGGATAAGGAGCATAATACACTTGCTTGACATTTTGTGCAATGACAAAAGGATCATAGCTTCCATACTGCCTTGTATGCTTAACTTCAACAATTTTGTAATGTGGATCTATCCTTGTACCGCTTTTTGGTGTTGGGTCAAACCACTTACAACGAAAAAGTATCAACTTTTTGTATGGCCAACCAGGATACTCTAGTTCTAAAATCTCTTGGAGCACACCATAATAATCAATATCTCCATCCTGATTGTTAGTGTCCCCTTTAACCCAGACTCCGCTATTATTGCTTTTATAATGCTTGGAGCTTTCTTCAGTACGGAATTTGTAACCATTGACATTGTATTTTTTCATTGTCTTGACATAAGGGTCTGGTCCCCAAGCTATATCTTTCAGAAATTGGTCAGCTATGCCATTATTTGGATCATGGACCTagtggtttaaaaaaaaaaaagttagcaaatatttatagtttataaaaaataaatatagttgAATTTTATAACTTAACACTTACATAACATTTGAACCACTCGCTAAACTCGGAATAAACAGGAGCATAGCCATACCTACCTACGAACAAACTGTCCGACACATTTAACGCTTGTCAGTGACATATTAGTAtggattattttgaaaaactcAATAATATAATTTGAAACCTACTTATAATATGGTTGAACTTCCGGGCAATTCAACAATACATGTGTTGTGGCTGATTTTTTCTCCATATCAGTTAGGAGTCTTCTTTTAATAGTTTTAGAACCCCGACCTGGTCGATTGAATATGGATTTTGGCGGGGCCAAAGGATCATTCTCACCTTCATCGTTTCGAGTTGGCCTATTTCTCAAACACGGAACGTGTTTCTCAAAATAATAAGAACGAATGAGAGGTTTACGTAGCACGAGATAGGCCTCACATATAGATCCCTCAATCCTATTCTTCTGCTTCACAAACCGTTTACATTTGCCAATTTTCCTGTATAACTTCAAATTAGATAGGAACTACAAGAATTATTCaatattgaaaaattaaataataatttataatagTTACCTCTCCCAAGGGTACATCCATCTATATTGAACTGGGCCTCCAAGTAGTGCCTCTTGTACAAGGTGGACCGGAAGATGTTCCATCACATCAAAGAAACCACATGGAAGAAATTTCTCCAGCTTACATGAGGTTACACGAATGTTCTGATTCATCAAAAGTAGAGTATCTTCCCTCAATGTGTTGGAACATAACTCTTTGAAAAACAAACTAATCTCTGTGATTGGTTTCCATATTCTTTCGGGTAAGCCACGAAATGCAATAGGAACTAAAGTTTCCATGAAAACATGGCAATCATGACTTTTCATACCCACCAACTTTCCTTCTAGCACATCTGCACGCTTACCCAAGTTGGACGCATACCCCTCGGGCATCCTCAAACTCTTTATCCACTCACAAATCTTTCGTTTATCCTCCAAAGTGAATGTATAACTGGCCTTTGGCTTAACGAtcctatttttgttttttgattgttgtagGTGCAATTAAAATacaatattccattaagtccttCCCGGCCTTTATGTTATCTTTTGTCTTGTCCCTAACATCCATCAACCGTATTAAACAATCAAAATAATTCTTTTCAATATGCATGACATCAAGATTATGTCGGAGAAGATTATGCTTCCAATAAGGTAACTCCCAGAATATACTCTGTTTCGTCCAATTATGCTCAACCCCATATCCATTTAATCTAGAAGGTGGAGTTTCTGTCACCTTAGGCAAGTCCCTAACCCTCTCCCAAATTTGCTCCCCTGACAATGTTGGCGGTGGTAAGTCATGTTCAGTTTATTTTTCCTGAATGCATTTCTCATACTCCTAAACTCATGATCCATTGGTAAGAACTGACGGTGacaatcaaaccatgaattCTTGCCCCCGTGTTTTAAAGTGAATGATTTAGTGTTTTCCATACAACAAGGACAAGCTAATTTGCCAGCAGTCATCCACCCTGACAACATTCCATAGGCAGGGAAATCATTAATAGTCCACATAAGAGCAGCACGCAtgttgaagttttgtttggttGATATGTCGTATGTTAAGACACCTTCGTGCCACAAAGTCTGTAACTCGTGAATCAAAGGCTGCAAATATACATCAATCAAACTTTTTGGATTACGTGGACCCGGGACAATGCAAGTTAGGAACAAATATGGACTTGTCATACACATCTCAGGCGGAAGATTATACGGTGTGACAAAGACTGGCCAACATGAATATGGTGCAGCTGAGACAGAAAATGGTGTGAATCCATCAGCACACAAACCCAATCGAATATTCCTTGGTTCATTAGCAAAATTCTGAAACGTTCTATCGAAATGCTTCCATGCTTCTCCATCTGATGGATGACACAAAACACCGGGTGGCCTTCTATTTTCATAGTGCCATCTCATATGAGGAGCGGAACTCAGTGATGCATACAACCTCTTTAACCTTGGTATAAGAGGTAAATAATGCATCGCCTTAACTGCAACCCTCTTACCGCTGGCAAGCTGTTTAAAACGAGATATTCCACAAACTTTGCAATTCTCTAAATCTGCATCATCCTTATAATACAACATGCAACCTTTTTCACAACAATCAATTTTCATAGACGAGAGAcctaatttggaaaccaatttttttgctTTATAGTAATCATCGGGTATGTCTAAGTTCGGATTAAGTTCTTTCATAAGCTCAATCATAGCGTTCATGCCCGCTATAGAAATATTCGCATCCGATTTAATACTTAGCAGTCTAACGGCAACAGATAATGCAGAGTGCGACATGCCTTCGCAAAATGGACGACTAGCAGACTCTAATTGTGCATAAAAACATTGTGCCTCTTCATTGGGAGGTTGATCAACAGGTTGTTGGTTGTTACCCTCATTGTACATCCCAAGAGCATCAATAACCATTTCATGCAATCTAGGATCTTGACTACTTTCACCAACAACGAGAATTATGATTGCCAATATTACTGGCACTACCCTCaatttctccatgactagtccAAACATAATAGTCGTCCATAAAACCCTTACTACAAAGATCAGCCCTAACATCCTCGGGTTTTAACCACTTTATACAATTGCAATCTGCACAAGGACACCTAATTGTCCCATCcttttgacaaaataaattTGCCTGATTAATAAACCCCTCAACGCCTTGCTTAAATTCATCCCTCAACCCCCGTCGATTAGGTAACACCCTATCATACATCCATCTACGATGTTCATTGTCCATCTACATGTACAAATAACAATCCACATGAATAGTTTAAGATGCACAGAGTAATTCTACATCTAGTACACAACTTTAGTGATCTAGTAAATAAACCAAATTCGATGTACAATTTCATGCATAGTTAATATTTAAAAGATTACACGATGAAGAGTTGACATACTTGTTTTCAAAATAGATGATCCTTCCGTTTCAAAATAAATAGtgttttaggcttttcattttgtttaaaaataagttgttctttagaatttcaaagaggaaattgatcttattctttcaaattaaaaacAAGGGGCTTGGGGGAAGATCTCATAGAAAAGCTTCTAAATACCACATTACACAAACAACAACTGTGCTTCAATCAAAACTAGTCCGATAAATAATATGAATCCTTGCTATCCTTTTCCCTCTATTTGGACCTTCTAGAAAGAAAACTAAACCCTATGGCAATTTAAAgctgagcaaaaaaaaaaaaaaaaaaaaaaaaaatccaaaactcGAAAATACTCTCACAAAAAAACCCCAAATCGAATTCATTTAGCATAAGCCTAAAATGTTTAAAAATTATATCTTTGCACATAAAAAAGAGGAAATTTAAGCAACGGATGCAATCAAGATTCTTCCTATTAAAATCTAGAAAGATGACAAATTTTGAGCTAAGAATACTTCAAATTCCTTCAAAATAATTGCAGTTATTAATGACTTCAAATaataaaccttacctcttcaaGAATATAGAAAAAACCCTAACTTTGTCTCCACTTTGAAATTgcaaagtcaatttttttgcttTGTGTTCACTGTTGCTTCCAATTCCACGAATTGGGTGTCTTCTGCCCTGTGCTCTCAAACTAATTCATGTCTCTTAGCTTTCCTCTGTTGGTGATTGAAGTGGCGCCATTGATTGAAGAGGCGCCAtttattcttattcttattctcttCGTTCGTATATAGTCCTTATTCTCTCGTCCTCCGAATGAATGACCATTCCATTTGGCTAGATTAAAGTGCTCCATTTTTCTTTTGGCTAAAATAAATGGCGCCTAAGTTTCcggtttttttttccccaacttTTTTCAGCTCTACTTATGTTCTAGCGCCTAAGTTTCTTTTATTCTAGCcttagttttttaattttttttttaacacaaatgGGGATGGATAATGGGATGtatatactctctccgtttcaatttatgtgaacccatttgactttgtatgaaattttaaaaactagAGAAAGCTTTTAAACTTGTgatgttaaatgagtcacatatattttgtgtggctataaatcattgcataaaggtaaattgtttccaattATACAAAGagatcattctttttggcacggactaataaaaaaataagttcacataaattgaaacggagggggTATTAAACTATTTATAATCTTTGagataataagtaaataaaaatattaaatttagatAATAACCATCAAATTTTGTAGAAAACTTGGAAAacaatttactttaaaaaaattgataactcaAATTA contains:
- the LOC132048936 gene encoding uncharacterized protein LOC132048936, yielding MPEGYASNLGKRADVLEGKLVGMKSHDCHVFMETLVPIAFRGLPERIWKPITEISLFFKELCSNTLREDTLLLMNQNIRVTSCKLEKFLPCGFFDVMEHLPVHLVQEALLGGPVQYRWMYPWERKIGKCKRFVKQKNRIEGSICEAYLANSKR
- the LOC132048937 gene encoding uncharacterized protein LOC132048937, with protein sequence MEKLRVVPVILAIIILVVGESSQDPRLHEMVIDALGMYNEGNNQQPVDQPPNEEAQCFYAQLESASRPFCEGMSHSALSVAVRLLSIKSDANISIAGMNAMIELMKELNPNLDIPDDYYKAKKLVSKLGLSSMKIDCCEKGCMLYYKDDADLENCKVCGISRFKQLASGKRVAVKAMHYLPLIPRLKRLYASLSSAPHMRWHYENRRPPGVLCHPSDGEAWKHFDRTFQNFANEPRNIRLGLCADGFTPFSVSAAPYSCWPVFVTPYNLPPEMCMTSPYLFLTCIVPGPRNPKSLIDVYLQPLIHELQTLWHEGVLTYDISTKQNFNMRAALMWTINDFPAYGMLSGWMTAGKLACPCCMENTKSFTLKHGGKNSWFDCHRQFLPMDHEFRSMRNAFRKNKLNMTYHRQHCQGSKFGRGLGTCLR
- the LOC132050315 gene encoding uncharacterized protein LOC132050315, which translates into the protein MEKKSATTHVLLNCPEVQPYYNLFVGRYGYAPVYSEFSEWFKCYVHDPNNGIADQFLKDIAWGPDPYVKTMKKYNVNGYKFRTEESSKHYKSNNSGVWVKGDTNNQDGDIDYYGVLQEILELEYPGWPYKKLILFRCKWFDPTPKSGTRIDPHYKIVEVKHTRQYGSYDPFVIAQNVKQVYYAPYPLRRDKSDWWVVIKTKPVGRVEVENTLNVAYQNDISSVQETVDRELENELEHPDNIYEEIDLGEGTSMANEEEELSVDDEYSSYEEDSANSSDTSEEEELPVENEISEEEEISEEEELPVQYSSS